One segment of Campylobacter hominis ATCC BAA-381 DNA contains the following:
- a CDS encoding dynamin family protein, producing the protein MDEFLNEIWGIHRLYIDKNLLFTPDAEISAVVMSANEKNFEKFINIESFKEIFANFGLKAQIYGIQALQTGIINALIKHKISKFSLILNLQTLKEAKIINEAELSKIVSFIQTLNDGEERKDKDFSALSFTFGKNLETLNKCADELITLAPQSAENIQKSKKSANENEFVISVTGVINAGKSSMLNAFLNASVLGTSNIPETANLTLLKFSETPYAKVKFYTPDEMKILGFHENYSDIEISPDELINYTSAKNEISKFIKMVELGVEAGILKDNIKIVDTPGLDDAVVLREELTKSFMGQSDAIIHLMNAAQSSTKKDMSFIVETLANSKNSELIIVLTHADMLSKEDLLDALKYAQKSIKEELENFGFSQDLSSNVNFFCIDSISKNGINDLKNFLYESFFGANSKKANAILNSYAKNLALVCDGALKECEFKSLNLLGNKNELKVQNAEILEKIEVLKHNSEELQVLLAEIKTKFDYSDFYDFSALKSAGIIIKDRIISDMKYAKKYRENLDLNRLKIIAQSGINDAITDIFRTFSQRISKDIQNYKMILGEKFGEISNFSFDTQKFMNESFKKPNFMGFDIKFTELINKFGDLVKFSSEFDKFFTAFLKDLNLKNEFEKIAVSCTDNFLQSINENFKTEKNELDTKEKILKEALLQSGINDENIGLQRKNLKEKIEKLNAVKERILKCF; encoded by the coding sequence ATGGATGAATTTTTAAATGAAATTTGGGGAATTCATAGACTTTATATAGATAAAAATTTGCTTTTCACACCGGACGCTGAAATTTCAGCCGTTGTAATGAGTGCCAATGAAAAAAATTTTGAGAAATTTATAAATATCGAAAGCTTTAAGGAAATTTTTGCAAATTTTGGTCTGAAAGCTCAAATTTACGGCATTCAAGCACTTCAAACAGGAATTATAAACGCGCTTATAAAACATAAAATTTCAAAATTTTCACTGATTTTAAATTTGCAGACATTAAAAGAAGCTAAAATTATAAATGAAGCGGAACTAAGTAAAATCGTATCATTTATTCAAACATTAAATGACGGAGAAGAGAGAAAAGATAAAGATTTCAGTGCTTTAAGCTTTACTTTCGGCAAGAATCTTGAGACGTTAAATAAATGTGCCGACGAGCTTATAACTCTTGCGCCGCAAAGTGCTGAAAATATACAAAAATCTAAAAAAAGTGCTAATGAAAATGAGTTCGTTATTTCTGTAACCGGCGTTATAAATGCCGGCAAATCAAGTATGCTGAACGCTTTTTTAAATGCGTCAGTTTTAGGCACTTCAAATATCCCTGAAACCGCCAATCTTACGCTTTTAAAGTTTTCCGAAACTCCATATGCGAAAGTGAAATTTTATACGCCCGATGAGATGAAAATTTTAGGATTTCATGAAAATTACAGCGATATCGAAATTTCGCCTGACGAACTTATAAATTATACTTCGGCTAAAAATGAAATTTCAAAATTCATAAAAATGGTCGAGCTTGGCGTGGAAGCCGGAATTTTAAAAGATAATATTAAAATCGTTGACACCCCGGGACTTGATGATGCCGTAGTTTTGCGCGAAGAGCTTACAAAAAGCTTTATGGGCCAAAGTGATGCGATTATCCATCTTATGAATGCAGCTCAAAGTTCCACTAAAAAAGATATGAGTTTTATCGTTGAAACTTTAGCAAATTCAAAAAACAGCGAACTTATCATTGTGCTTACTCATGCTGATATGCTAAGCAAAGAAGATCTTTTGGATGCGCTTAAATACGCGCAAAAAAGCATAAAAGAAGAGCTTGAAAATTTTGGTTTTTCACAAGATTTAAGTTCAAATGTAAATTTCTTTTGTATCGACAGCATAAGTAAAAACGGCATAAATGATCTTAAAAATTTTCTTTATGAAAGTTTTTTCGGCGCAAATTCCAAAAAGGCAAACGCTATTTTGAACTCTTACGCGAAAAATTTGGCTTTAGTTTGCGACGGGGCGCTAAAAGAATGCGAATTTAAATCTCTTAATCTTTTAGGAAACAAAAATGAATTAAAAGTGCAAAATGCTGAAATTTTAGAAAAAATTGAAGTTCTAAAGCACAATTCAGAAGAGCTTCAAGTTTTGCTTGCCGAAATAAAAACGAAATTCGATTACAGCGATTTTTATGATTTCAGCGCATTAAAATCGGCCGGAATAATTATAAAAGACAGAATAATAAGCGATATGAAATATGCTAAAAAATACAGAGAAAATCTTGATTTAAATCGTCTCAAAATAATCGCACAAAGTGGAATAAATGATGCTATAACTGATATTTTCCGTACATTTTCACAAAGAATTTCAAAAGATATCCAAAATTACAAAATGATTTTGGGTGAAAAATTCGGAGAAATTTCAAATTTCAGCTTCGATACGCAAAAATTTATGAATGAAAGTTTTAAAAAGCCGAATTTTATGGGATTTGATATAAAATTTACAGAGCTGATAAACAAATTCGGTGACTTGGTTAAATTTTCAAGCGAGTTTGATAAATTTTTTACCGCTTTTTTAAAAGATTTAAATTTGAAAAATGAGTTTGAAAAAATCGCCGTATCATGCACGGATAACTTTTTGCAAAGTATAAACGAAAATTTTAAAACTGAAAAAAATGAATTGGATACAAAAGAAAAAATTTTAAAGGAAGCACTTTTGCAAAGTGGAATAAATGACGAAAATATCGGACTTCAAAGAAAAAATTTAAAAGAAAAAATTGAAAAATTAAACGCTGTAAAAGAAAGGATTCTAAAGTGCTTCTAA
- a CDS encoding dynamin family protein yields the protein MLLKNFIKEYKEKFSQNFKSGFWGEIEAICETLKDPTFHPSMRLKAILSEFSALENEPLKIAVIGQFSSGKSTLLNTLLKSEILPTGVVPVTAKVTYIKYAPHEFLNVIYSDGRSEILGVSELGNFVDQRKDLQKIKSITIYSSNEILKYITFIDTPGLNSRSSADTKETLRILKEAFGVLWISLIDNAARASEKAQIELLPSILRKNSIMLLSQKDKLKDDEILRVLEHSNKTLGKYFSKISAVSSKLEKSGMDGGFTPIKEFLKNIQKSRQNYAKMKLGEILEALKSERENYIKIYENLQNIIENNAEIFTSFEQNLSAYSADFEKFYARIKEMSNNICEIFMNSVKSKTESYFRKKKGFFTGENFEKIDFEAPEFNKDEALSKLIYDDNKLSDNFRSFKNALTKFENSIIFDANSTYLKMQNEMMLFKGRYESFTRDNEMFSIEESSQLNKIAGEVYELFLKNYEIEFFEFCQKTRLFFEKILIKIITNYENAIILTADFISNKIQKSLSDYKSDSLAYSLYYPKFDDFNNALLNNLHYYEFENDFLGNGAFIKRAVKDLKDGILTASENNQKYVNKLKIAQENALFRLNKLKFKQEF from the coding sequence GTGCTTCTAAAAAATTTTATAAAAGAGTATAAAGAAAAATTTTCACAAAATTTTAAAAGCGGATTTTGGGGCGAAATAGAGGCAATTTGTGAAACACTGAAAGATCCTACTTTTCATCCTTCAATGAGATTAAAAGCCATTTTAAGCGAGTTTTCGGCTCTTGAAAACGAACCGCTTAAAATTGCTGTAATAGGGCAATTCAGCAGCGGAAAATCCACTCTTTTAAATACGCTTTTAAAAAGTGAAATTTTGCCAACAGGAGTTGTTCCTGTTACAGCAAAGGTGACATATATCAAATATGCGCCACATGAGTTTTTGAATGTAATTTACAGCGACGGAAGAAGCGAAATTTTAGGCGTTAGCGAACTTGGGAATTTTGTAGATCAAAGAAAAGATTTACAAAAAATCAAAAGTATTACAATTTACAGCTCAAATGAAATTTTAAAATATATAACTTTTATAGATACGCCTGGACTTAATTCAAGAAGCAGCGCCGATACAAAAGAGACTTTAAGAATTTTAAAAGAGGCTTTCGGTGTGCTTTGGATAAGTTTGATAGACAATGCCGCGCGCGCCAGTGAAAAAGCGCAAATAGAGCTTTTACCGTCTATTTTAAGAAAAAATTCAATTATGCTGCTTAGCCAAAAAGATAAATTAAAAGATGATGAAATTTTGCGCGTTTTAGAACATTCAAATAAAACTTTAGGTAAATATTTTTCTAAAATTTCAGCAGTTTCATCCAAACTTGAAAAAAGCGGAATGGACGGCGGTTTTACACCTATTAAAGAATTTTTAAAAAATATTCAAAAATCGCGTCAAAATTATGCAAAAATGAAACTTGGCGAAATTTTGGAAGCGTTAAAAAGTGAGCGGGAAAATTATATAAAAATTTATGAAAATTTGCAAAATATCATAGAAAACAATGCAGAAATTTTTACATCTTTTGAGCAGAATTTAAGCGCATACAGCGCTGATTTTGAAAAATTTTATGCTAGAATCAAAGAGATGTCAAACAATATTTGTGAAATTTTTATGAATTCCGTAAAAAGCAAAACCGAGTCGTATTTTCGCAAGAAAAAAGGATTTTTTACCGGTGAAAATTTTGAAAAAATAGACTTTGAAGCTCCTGAATTCAATAAGGATGAGGCGCTTTCAAAGCTGATTTACGATGATAATAAATTAAGCGACAATTTTCGCAGTTTTAAAAATGCTCTTACAAAATTTGAAAATTCAATCATTTTTGACGCAAACTCTACATATCTTAAAATGCAAAACGAAATGATGCTTTTTAAGGGCAGGTATGAAAGTTTTACGCGCGATAATGAAATGTTTTCCATAGAAGAAAGTTCGCAATTAAATAAAATTGCAGGCGAAGTTTATGAGCTGTTTTTAAAAAATTACGAGATTGAATTTTTTGAATTTTGTCAAAAAACACGTCTTTTTTTCGAAAAAATTTTAATCAAAATTATTACAAATTATGAAAATGCAATTATTTTGACAGCGGATTTTATTTCAAATAAAATTCAAAAATCTTTGAGTGATTATAAAAGCGACAGTCTTGCATATTCGCTTTATTATCCGAAATTTGATGATTTTAACAACGCTTTGCTGAATAATTTGCACTATTATGAGTTTGAAAACGATTTTTTGGGAAACGGTGCGTTTATAAAAAGAGCCGTTAAGGATTTAAAAGATGGTATTTTAACTGCAAGCGAAAATAATCAAAAATATGTAAATAAATTAAAAATCGCACAAGAAAATGCACTTTTCAGGCTCAATAAGTTAAAATTTAAGCAGGAATTTTAA
- a CDS encoding hydrogenase small subunit — translation MAKNEILAKISARLESVAKLPKMKNDSIADMLTKKGISRRDFMKWAGMMTAMIGLPSTMIPSVAKAAELTDRLPVIWLHMAECTGCSESLLRSETPTIDSLIFDYISLEYHETIMAASGWQAEDTLQESIKKYNGKYILMVEGGIPSGESEFYLTVGPHGTPGAKTVKKACDGAMAIFAIGTCSSFGGVQAAAPNPTNSKSLSKITNKPVINVPGCPPSEKNIVGNVLHFILFGTLPPVDKYNRPKWAYGLRIHDLCERRGRFDAGEFVQSFGDEGAKNGYCLYKVGCKGPYTFNNCSRERFNSHTSWPIQAGHGCIGCSEPDFWDNMGPFEEPLTDRLYNSVFKGAGADATADKIGLGILALTGVAIAAHATIASVKKGE, via the coding sequence ATGGCAAAAAATGAAATTTTAGCCAAAATAAGTGCGAGGTTAGAAAGTGTTGCTAAACTTCCTAAGATGAAAAATGACTCTATTGCCGATATGCTCACAAAAAAAGGCATTTCAAGGCGTGATTTTATGAAGTGGGCAGGAATGATGACTGCTATGATCGGGCTTCCAAGCACGATGATTCCAAGTGTTGCAAAAGCTGCCGAATTAACGGACAGACTTCCTGTAATTTGGCTTCATATGGCGGAATGTACAGGTTGTAGCGAAAGTTTGCTAAGATCGGAAACACCTACGATAGATAGCTTGATTTTTGATTATATCAGTCTTGAATATCACGAAACAATTATGGCGGCAAGCGGTTGGCAAGCAGAAGATACACTTCAAGAATCCATAAAAAAATACAACGGAAAATATATACTTATGGTAGAAGGCGGAATTCCAAGTGGAGAGAGTGAATTTTATCTTACTGTCGGACCTCATGGAACACCTGGTGCAAAAACTGTAAAAAAAGCCTGTGATGGAGCTATGGCGATTTTTGCAATAGGAACCTGTTCAAGTTTTGGCGGTGTTCAGGCGGCAGCTCCAAATCCTACAAATTCAAAATCTCTTAGTAAAATTACAAATAAACCTGTAATAAATGTTCCGGGCTGCCCTCCTAGTGAAAAAAATATCGTTGGAAATGTACTTCATTTTATACTTTTTGGAACACTTCCGCCTGTTGATAAATATAACCGTCCAAAATGGGCTTATGGACTTCGTATACACGATCTTTGTGAAAGACGCGGACGCTTTGATGCCGGTGAGTTTGTCCAAAGTTTTGGTGATGAAGGTGCTAAAAACGGCTATTGCCTTTATAAAGTGGGTTGTAAAGGTCCTTATACATTTAACAATTGCTCAAGAGAGAGATTTAATTCGCATACAAGCTGGCCAATACAAGCGGGTCATGGTTGTATAGGTTGTTCTGAACCTGATTTTTGGGATAATATGGGACCGTTTGAGGAACCATTGACTGATAGACTTTATAATAGTGTTTTTAAAGGAGCTGGCGCTGACGCAACTGCAGATAAGATAGGTCTTGGAATTTTAGCTTTAACAGGTGTTGCTATCGCAGCTCACGCCACAATAGCTTCTGTTAAGAAAGGAGAATAA
- a CDS encoding nickel-dependent hydrogenase large subunit, with product MAQKIIVDPITRIEGHLRLEVIVDDNNVVTDAYASSTLWRGIETIVKGRDPRDVPFFVQRICGVCTSSHYRAGTIAIEDALGITPPLNAILTRTLMNAALFLHDHPVHFYQLHALDFVDIVSALSADVRAAEEESFKYCETPYACGADHLKAVKDKVTAFVNKGALGPFANAYYGHPTYHFTPEQNLIALSHYLECLRVQRTAAQLMAIFGGKQPHPQSLVVGGVTCVMDILNPSRLGEYVSKFKEVADFVNRAYYPDIIMAGKAYATEPSVLNDLGVANLWTHKEMQYSSNEFLFDSGVILNGDISKVEDLDESQITEEATHSWYKNDKPLHPYEGEQEPNYTGFKDEQTLNAKGEMENSKVLDTKGKYSWIKAPRYKGMPLQVGPLANVVVNYAKGNKFVVPVVEKVLKDTGLPLTAVLSTLGRTACRMIEAKVIADNALMALNNLVANIKSGDTETCAKYTIDKNKEYKGRYMGHVPRGALSHWIRIKNGIVENYQCVVPSTWNASPKDNKGQMGSYEACIIGLKIADLKQPLEIIRKIHSYDPCIACAVHVMDTKGNDLSEYRVNPSYC from the coding sequence ATGGCACAAAAAATAATAGTCGATCCTATAACAAGAATAGAAGGGCATTTAAGATTAGAAGTTATAGTTGATGATAATAATGTAGTAACGGATGCTTATGCAAGTTCTACGCTTTGGCGCGGAATTGAAACAATAGTAAAAGGAAGAGATCCGAGAGATGTACCTTTTTTTGTACAAAGAATTTGTGGAGTTTGCACAAGTTCACACTATAGAGCAGGCACAATAGCAATTGAAGATGCTCTTGGTATTACACCTCCGTTAAATGCAATTTTAACAAGAACTTTAATGAATGCAGCGCTTTTTTTACACGACCATCCGGTTCATTTCTATCAATTACATGCACTTGATTTTGTGGATATTGTAAGTGCATTAAGTGCAGATGTAAGAGCAGCTGAAGAAGAATCTTTTAAATATTGTGAAACTCCTTATGCATGCGGAGCGGATCATTTAAAAGCCGTAAAAGACAAAGTAACCGCTTTTGTAAATAAAGGCGCACTTGGACCGTTTGCAAATGCATATTACGGACATCCTACATATCATTTTACACCGGAACAAAATTTAATCGCTCTCAGCCACTATTTGGAATGTTTACGCGTTCAACGAACAGCAGCGCAACTAATGGCAATTTTCGGTGGTAAACAACCACATCCGCAAAGCTTGGTAGTTGGCGGTGTAACTTGCGTAATGGATATATTAAATCCTTCTAGACTTGGCGAATATGTGTCTAAATTTAAAGAAGTTGCTGACTTCGTAAATAGAGCATATTATCCTGATATTATTATGGCAGGAAAAGCTTATGCAACAGAACCTAGTGTATTAAATGACTTAGGTGTAGCAAATCTTTGGACACATAAAGAAATGCAGTATTCATCAAATGAATTTTTATTTGATAGCGGTGTAATATTAAACGGCGATATATCAAAAGTTGAAGATTTAGATGAGAGTCAAATTACTGAAGAAGCAACTCACTCTTGGTATAAAAATGATAAACCGCTTCATCCTTATGAAGGCGAACAAGAGCCAAATTACACAGGATTCAAAGATGAACAGACATTAAACGCAAAAGGTGAAATGGAAAACTCAAAAGTTTTGGATACGAAAGGAAAATATAGCTGGATAAAAGCTCCTAGATATAAAGGTATGCCGCTTCAAGTAGGACCTTTGGCTAATGTCGTTGTAAATTATGCAAAAGGTAATAAATTTGTAGTTCCTGTAGTAGAAAAAGTTTTAAAAGATACCGGATTGCCTTTAACTGCTGTACTTTCTACACTTGGAAGAACAGCTTGCCGTATGATAGAAGCAAAAGTTATTGCTGATAATGCTTTAATGGCATTAAATAATTTGGTTGCAAATATAAAATCGGGCGACACTGAAACATGCGCAAAATACACAATTGATAAAAATAAAGAGTATAAAGGTCGTTATATGGGGCACGTTCCTCGTGGTGCTCTTAGCCACTGGATAAGAATTAAAAATGGTATAGTTGAAAATTATCAATGTGTAGTTCCATCAACATGGAATGCGTCTCCAAAAGATAACAAAGGTCAAATGGGAAGCTATGAAGCATGTATTATCGGTCTTAAAATTGCTGATTTGAAACAACCTCTTGAAATAATTAGAAAAATTCACTCATATGATCCTTGTATCGCTTGTGCTGTTCATGTAATGGATACAAAAGGCAATGATCTCAGTGAATATAGAGTTAATCCAAGTTATTGTTGA
- the cybH gene encoding Ni/Fe-hydrogenase, b-type cytochrome subunit: protein MKRSTEYEFSIGLRLTHWIRALCIFALVITGYYIAYVFIAPEPSSEPNVFLQAKIRFVHLVTGFLLIGATIFKCYLFIFDKKSRKELISVADFLSPKIWFEQIKYYLFLGKHPKLRGVYNPLQFAAYIAFYLILAFILITGMILYMHVYHEGLGGFVYDILRPLEVYMGGLSEVRMIHHICTDCIIVFVPIHVYMAVFNAIKGKEGALDAIVSGYKFPKEV, encoded by the coding sequence ATGAAAAGATCTACTGAATATGAATTTTCTATTGGACTAAGGCTTACTCACTGGATAAGAGCATTGTGTATTTTTGCACTTGTTATAACCGGATACTATATAGCTTATGTATTTATAGCTCCGGAGCCAAGCAGTGAACCGAACGTCTTTTTGCAAGCTAAGATTCGTTTTGTGCATTTGGTTACGGGATTTCTTTTGATAGGTGCTACTATTTTTAAATGTTACCTTTTTATATTCGATAAGAAAAGTCGTAAAGAGCTTATTAGTGTAGCTGATTTCTTGAGTCCGAAAATATGGTTTGAACAAATAAAATATTATTTATTTTTAGGCAAGCACCCAAAGCTTCGTGGAGTTTATAATCCGTTGCAATTCGCGGCATATATCGCGTTTTATCTCATACTTGCTTTTATTTTAATTACAGGTATGATTTTATATATGCATGTTTATCACGAAGGACTTGGCGGTTTTGTTTATGACATTTTAAGACCGTTGGAAGTTTATATGGGCGGTCTTAGTGAAGTTAGAATGATACATCATATTTGTACTGATTGTATCATTGTTTTTGTACCTATTCATGTTTATATGGCTGTATTTAATGCTATAAAAGGAAAAGAAGGTGCACTTGATGCTATTGTCAGCGGTTATAAATTTCCAAAAGAAGTATAG
- a CDS encoding HyaD/HybD family hydrogenase maturation endopeptidase, with the protein MKILVLGIGNVMFSDEGVGVHLVKLLSQKYKFKSNEHSVDFMDGGTLAMYLMHIMVEYDQILLIDCLDASNGAVGDVYFFNYEVMPKSISWSGSAHEIEMLQTLQMLDLSGDRPLTQILGVIPKRIVPMNFKLSDEILKASKTMEKKAVSFLHDLGFEYKIVEPNLTLQDIADEFDKKGKK; encoded by the coding sequence TTGAAAATTCTGGTTCTTGGAATTGGAAATGTGATGTTCTCCGACGAAGGTGTCGGAGTTCATCTCGTAAAATTACTTTCACAAAAATATAAATTCAAAAGTAACGAGCATAGTGTTGATTTTATGGATGGCGGGACACTTGCTATGTATCTTATGCACATTATGGTAGAATACGACCAAATTTTGCTTATTGATTGTTTGGATGCATCTAACGGAGCAGTCGGAGATGTTTATTTTTTCAATTATGAAGTTATGCCGAAATCAATTTCCTGGAGCGGTTCGGCTCACGAAATAGAGATGCTTCAAACACTTCAAATGTTGGATCTTTCAGGAGATCGTCCTTTAACACAAATTTTAGGTGTTATACCAAAAAGAATTGTGCCTATGAATTTTAAATTAAGCGATGAAATTTTAAAAGCAAGTAAAACAATGGAAAAAAAGGCAGTTTCATTTTTACATGATCTTGGATTTGAATATAAAATTGTTGAACCTAATTTAACTTTACAGGATATCGCTGATGAATTTGATAAAAAAGGTAAAAAATGA
- the nikR gene encoding nickel-responsive transcriptional regulator NikR: protein MKELARFSVTLPNELFDEINKRVKNTEYPSRSEFIRDLVREKIIADKWKDDSQSDAIAVLSIVYSHHQNNLVSQMLELEHHADVKIACSTHIHIDKENCLEMISLQGSGKNIEKFSQKIGSLKGVKFSNLARIGITKA, encoded by the coding sequence ATGAAAGAATTGGCAAGGTTTAGCGTTACACTTCCAAATGAACTTTTCGATGAAATAAATAAACGCGTAAAAAATACGGAGTATCCTTCGCGCAGTGAGTTTATCCGCGATTTGGTGCGTGAGAAAATTATTGCCGACAAGTGGAAAGATGACAGTCAAAGCGACGCAATTGCGGTTTTGAGTATAGTGTATTCGCACCATCAAAACAATCTGGTTTCGCAAATGCTTGAACTTGAGCATCATGCCGATGTTAAAATCGCGTGTTCTACTCACATTCATATAGATAAAGAAAATTGTTTGGAAATGATCAGTTTACAAGGCAGCGGCAAAAATATTGAAAAGTTTAGTCAAAAGATCGGCTCATTAAAAGGTGTAAAATTCTCAAATCTCGCTAGAATAGGGATTACAAAGGCTTAA
- the hypB gene encoding hydrogenase nickel incorporation protein HypB, translated as MCKDCGCSLTAHEHTHTHADGTTHTHSHEHGEDLQNHEHFHHSHDGVVHSHNGGENPHTHGFNPALKDEKTVNVITKILSKNDEQAKNNRAWLDENKILCLNLMSSPGSGKTTLLETTIKSGKFKIGVVEGDLETNKDADRIVKAGAEAHQITTGQSCHLDAFMVHEGLHHLPLENLDLVFVENVGNLVCPASYDVGSHLNVVLLSTPEGSDKVAKYPVMFRAADLVVITKISLGKYFDFNIQNVIDDVHKLNPKADVIALDSVSGEGVEKWLKYLEYKKEFR; from the coding sequence ATGTGTAAAGATTGCGGTTGCTCGCTTACTGCACACGAGCACACTCACACACATGCTGACGGTACGACTCATACTCATTCACACGAACACGGCGAAGATTTACAAAATCACGAACATTTTCATCATAGCCATGATGGTGTTGTTCATAGCCATAATGGTGGCGAAAATCCACATACTCATGGATTTAATCCTGCCTTAAAAGATGAAAAAACCGTAAATGTAATTACTAAAATTTTGTCAAAAAATGATGAACAGGCAAAAAATAATCGCGCTTGGCTTGATGAAAATAAAATTTTGTGTCTAAATCTTATGAGTAGTCCAGGAAGCGGTAAAACAACGCTTCTTGAAACAACCATTAAAAGTGGAAAGTTTAAAATCGGAGTTGTTGAAGGCGATTTAGAAACAAATAAAGACGCCGATCGTATCGTAAAAGCAGGCGCCGAAGCTCATCAAATTACAACCGGTCAAAGCTGCCATTTAGATGCATTTATGGTGCACGAAGGACTTCATCATCTGCCGCTTGAAAATCTTGATCTTGTTTTTGTGGAAAATGTGGGAAATCTCGTCTGTCCTGCCAGTTACGATGTTGGAAGTCACCTGAATGTCGTTCTTTTAAGCACGCCTGAAGGATCTGATAAAGTCGCAAAATATCCTGTTATGTTTCGAGCGGCCGATTTGGTTGTGATTACTAAAATTTCTCTTGGAAAATATTTTGATTTTAATATCCAAAATGTCATAGATGATGTGCATAAACTTAATCCGAAAGCCGATGTTATAGCGCTTGATAGCGTATCTGGAGAAGGCGTGGAAAAGTGGCTTAAATATTTGGAATACAAAAAGGAATTTCGCTAA
- a CDS encoding HypC/HybG/HupF family hydrogenase formation chaperone — MCLSIPSKIIEIDENNFATVETLGVRRGVSLDLISEPLKIGDYVLIHVGFAMEKIDTQYALQSLATYKEIVSQMHSGKISENDGFMSDMDQKDGFNK; from the coding sequence ATGTGTCTTTCTATACCGTCAAAAATCATAGAAATAGATGAAAACAACTTTGCGACCGTTGAAACTTTGGGTGTTAGACGTGGTGTCAGTTTGGATCTTATAAGCGAACCTTTAAAAATTGGTGATTATGTGCTGATTCATGTCGGTTTTGCAATGGAAAAAATCGATACACAGTATGCACTTCAAAGTTTAGCAACATATAAAGAGATAGTTTCTCAAATGCATAGCGGTAAAATAAGCGAAAATGATGGATTTATGAGTGATATGGATCAAAAAGATGGATTTAATAAATGA